The proteins below are encoded in one region of Caulobacter henricii:
- the phoU gene encoding phosphate signaling complex protein PhoU, producing the protein MTEHTVKSYGDELSHLTAEVARMGGLAEAQVADAVECIARRDAPLAQQVVSRDERLDALQGEIERKAFRLIALRQPMAVDLRHAVAALKISMSLERCGDMAKNIGKRALILTDAEPMTALTRSIERMGKLVQGRLKDVLDAYSASDLDRAITVWARDEDVDEHYNAIFRELLTYMMGDPRTINACAHLLFVAKNLERIGDHATNIAEIIHFEITGEEIVSKRPKLDTPR; encoded by the coding sequence ATGACCGAACATACCGTCAAGTCGTATGGCGACGAACTGAGCCACCTGACCGCCGAAGTCGCCCGCATGGGTGGACTTGCCGAGGCCCAGGTCGCCGACGCCGTGGAATGCATCGCCCGCCGCGACGCCCCCCTGGCCCAACAGGTGGTGTCGCGCGACGAGCGCCTCGACGCCCTGCAGGGCGAGATCGAGCGCAAGGCGTTCAGGCTGATCGCCCTGCGTCAGCCCATGGCCGTGGACCTGCGCCACGCCGTCGCCGCCCTGAAGATCTCGATGAGCCTCGAGCGCTGCGGCGACATGGCCAAGAACATCGGCAAGCGCGCCCTGATCCTGACCGACGCCGAGCCCATGACCGCCCTGACCCGCTCGATCGAGCGGATGGGCAAGCTGGTCCAGGGCCGCCTGAAGGATGTTCTGGACGCCTATTCGGCCTCGGATCTCGACCGCGCCATCACCGTGTGGGCCCGCGACGAGGATGTCGACGAGCACTACAATGCGATCTTCCGTGAACTGCTGACCTACATGATGGGCGACCCGCGCACGATCAATGCCTGCGCCCACCTGCTGTTCGTCGCCAAGAACCTCGAGCGCATTGGCGACCACGCCACCAACATCGCCGAGATCATCCATTTCGAGATTACGGGCGAGGAGATCGTCTCCAAGCGCCCCAAGCTCGATACGCCGCGCTAG
- the purD gene encoding phosphoribosylamine--glycine ligase: protein MEKLNILLVGSGGREHALAWKIAQSPLCGRLVAAPGNPGMAAVAELRAVKVTDVEGLVALAQEIAADLVVVGPESALEVGLADRLAEIGIPCFGGSQRAARLETSKAFTKDFCARHDLPTAAYGVFTDAPAAGAFLDTLQAPFVIKADGLAAGKGVVIAQTRPEADAAVLDMLGGRFGTAGARVVIEEFMQGEEASLFALCDGKTALLFGAAQDHKRAYDGDEGPNTGGMGTYSPPPVLTDALVRQAWNELILPTVRGMAAEGNPYVGVLYAGLMLTPEGPKLVEYNARFGDPECQTLMLRLESDLVPILLAAAKGELAGAAKPVWRDEAAICVVLAAEGYPDAPNTGGVITGAEAEFGDRAVIFHAGTARDDAGQLVASGGRVLNVCALGTTLLEAREAAYAALETISLPGGFYRRDIGWRALGQG from the coding sequence ATGGAAAAGCTGAACATCCTCCTCGTCGGGTCCGGCGGGCGCGAGCACGCCCTGGCCTGGAAGATCGCCCAGTCGCCGCTGTGCGGACGGCTTGTCGCCGCGCCGGGCAATCCGGGCATGGCCGCCGTCGCCGAACTGCGCGCGGTCAAGGTCACCGATGTCGAGGGCCTGGTCGCCCTGGCCCAGGAGATCGCCGCCGATCTGGTGGTGGTCGGTCCGGAATCGGCGCTGGAGGTCGGCCTCGCCGACCGCTTGGCCGAAATCGGCATCCCCTGTTTCGGCGGCAGCCAGAGGGCCGCGCGGCTGGAGACCTCCAAGGCCTTCACCAAGGACTTCTGCGCCCGCCACGACCTGCCGACCGCCGCCTATGGCGTGTTCACCGACGCGCCTGCGGCCGGGGCCTTCCTCGACACCCTGCAGGCCCCCTTCGTGATCAAGGCCGACGGCCTGGCCGCCGGCAAGGGCGTGGTCATCGCCCAGACCCGGCCCGAGGCGGACGCCGCCGTGCTCGACATGCTGGGCGGCCGGTTCGGCACCGCCGGGGCGCGGGTGGTGATCGAGGAGTTCATGCAGGGCGAAGAAGCCTCCCTGTTTGCCCTCTGCGACGGCAAGACGGCCCTGCTGTTCGGTGCCGCCCAGGATCACAAGCGCGCCTATGACGGCGATGAAGGCCCCAATACCGGCGGCATGGGCACCTATTCGCCGCCGCCGGTGCTGACCGACGCCCTGGTGCGCCAGGCCTGGAACGAACTGATCCTGCCCACGGTCAGGGGCATGGCCGCCGAGGGCAATCCCTATGTCGGCGTACTCTATGCCGGCCTGATGCTGACGCCTGAGGGGCCCAAGCTGGTCGAATACAATGCCCGCTTCGGCGATCCCGAATGCCAGACCCTGATGCTGCGCCTGGAGAGCGACCTGGTGCCGATCCTGCTGGCCGCCGCAAAGGGCGAACTGGCCGGCGCGGCCAAGCCGGTGTGGCGCGACGAGGCGGCGATCTGCGTGGTGCTGGCCGCCGAGGGCTATCCCGATGCCCCGAACACCGGCGGTGTGATCACCGGGGCCGAGGCCGAATTCGGCGACCGGGCGGTGATCTTCCACGCCGGCACGGCCCGCGACGATGCGGGCCAGCTGGTGGCGTCCGGTGGCCGGGTGCTCAATGTCTGCGCCCTGGGGACGACCCTTCTTGAGGCGCGCGAGGCGGCCTATGCGGCGCTGGAGACCATCAGCCTGCCGGGCGGCTTCTATCGCCGCGATATCGGCTGGCGGGCGCTGGGGCAGGGCTAG
- a CDS encoding metal-dependent hydrolase family protein, with amino-acid sequence MICKLMMGACALALTAGLSGVAAAETLFVQAGRLLADPATGKVEAARTLVIDKGKIVRIVDGYVSEPGGKVVDLKDSFVLPGLIDSHVHLTGEQNPNSRLEEVTQSSADQAMVGAGFARKTLMAGFTTVADLGADNAAVFALRAAVKRGDVIGPRIIASGSAVSIHGGHGDINGFSEEVMHALRPASVCSGADDCRRAVREQVWRGADIIKITATGGVLSNTAAGLAQQFSGAELEAIVDAAHRMGRKVTAHAHGVDGINAFLKAGGDSIEHGTYLDNESIALFKKNGAYLVPTLMAGDYVYRVASGPNNFLTPAQTTKALDAGPKMLAMARRAHEGGVKIAFGTDSGVSAHGDNAGEFALLVKAGLSPLEAIQTATVNAAAHFDLSAEIGSLAPGKAADLIAVKGDPLTDVTVLQSVTSVIKGGAVVK; translated from the coding sequence TTGATCTGTAAACTGATGATGGGCGCCTGCGCCCTGGCCCTGACGGCCGGCCTGTCGGGCGTTGCCGCCGCTGAAACCCTGTTCGTCCAGGCCGGTCGGCTGCTGGCCGACCCCGCCACGGGCAAGGTCGAGGCCGCCAGGACCCTGGTGATCGACAAGGGCAAGATCGTCCGCATCGTCGACGGTTATGTCTCCGAGCCCGGCGGCAAGGTGGTGGATCTGAAGGACAGCTTCGTCCTGCCGGGTCTGATCGACAGCCATGTCCACCTGACGGGCGAGCAGAATCCCAATTCACGGCTGGAAGAAGTCACCCAGTCCTCGGCCGACCAGGCGATGGTCGGGGCCGGCTTTGCCCGCAAGACCCTGATGGCCGGCTTTACCACGGTTGCCGACCTCGGGGCCGACAATGCGGCGGTCTTCGCGCTGCGGGCGGCGGTCAAGCGCGGTGACGTGATCGGTCCGCGCATCATTGCCTCGGGTTCGGCGGTCTCGATCCATGGCGGCCACGGTGACATCAACGGCTTCAGCGAAGAGGTCATGCACGCCCTGCGGCCGGCCTCGGTCTGCTCGGGCGCCGATGACTGCCGCCGGGCCGTGCGCGAGCAGGTCTGGCGCGGGGCCGACATCATCAAGATCACCGCCACCGGCGGGGTGCTGTCCAATACGGCTGCGGGTCTCGCCCAGCAGTTCTCGGGTGCCGAGCTGGAAGCCATTGTCGACGCCGCCCACCGCATGGGCCGCAAGGTCACCGCCCACGCCCATGGCGTCGACGGCATCAATGCCTTCCTGAAGGCAGGTGGCGACTCGATCGAGCACGGCACCTATCTCGACAACGAAAGCATCGCCCTGTTCAAGAAGAACGGGGCCTATCTGGTCCCGACCCTGATGGCCGGCGACTACGTCTATCGGGTGGCCTCGGGGCCCAACAACTTCCTGACCCCGGCCCAGACCACCAAGGCCCTGGACGCCGGTCCCAAGATGCTGGCCATGGCCCGCCGCGCCCATGAGGGCGGGGTGAAGATCGCCTTCGGCACCGACAGCGGCGTCTCGGCCCATGGCGACAATGCCGGCGAGTTCGCCCTGCTGGTCAAGGCGGGGCTGAGCCCGCTGGAAGCGATCCAGACGGCCACGGTCAATGCCGCGGCCCACTTCGACCTCTCGGCCGAGATCGGCTCCCTGGCCCCCGGCAAGGCCGCCGACCTGATCGCCGTCAAGGGCGACCCGCTCACGGACGTGACCGTACTGCAGAGCGTGACCTCGGTGATCAAGGGCGGGGCGGTGGTGAAGTAG
- a CDS encoding cation diffusion facilitator family transporter gives MPHDHSGHAHNHHDHHHGHDHAHDHGHGHGHGHGHGHGHGHHHHVPKDFGRAFAVGVALNLGFVLVEFAAGLLTQSLALLADAGHNLSDVLGLVLAWGAATLAKRAPSGRHTYGLRKGTILASLANAALLLAATGAIAWEAVRRFAAPTPIESGPVMIVAAIGIAINTATALMFMRGSKDDLNARGAFLHMAADAAVSAGVVVAALLMMLTQWLWIDSVTSLAIVVVIVLGTWGLLRDSLDMALDAAPRGIDPAKVRAWLATRPGVVEVHDLHIWAMSTTETALSAHIVRPAAEDHDQFLHEVCADLASQFKIGHATVQIEHTAGTHACRLAPADVV, from the coding sequence ATGCCGCACGACCATTCGGGCCACGCTCACAATCACCATGATCACCATCATGGACATGACCATGCTCACGATCACGGGCATGGGCATGGGCATGGGCATGGGCATGGGCATGGGCATGGTCACCATCATCACGTCCCCAAGGATTTCGGCCGCGCTTTTGCGGTGGGCGTCGCCCTGAACCTGGGTTTCGTCCTGGTCGAGTTTGCGGCCGGCCTGCTGACCCAGTCCCTGGCCCTGCTGGCCGACGCCGGCCACAACCTGTCCGATGTGCTCGGTCTGGTCCTGGCCTGGGGTGCGGCGACCCTGGCCAAGCGCGCGCCCAGCGGCCGCCACACCTATGGCCTGCGCAAGGGCACCATACTGGCCTCCCTGGCCAATGCCGCCCTGCTACTGGCGGCGACGGGTGCCATCGCCTGGGAAGCCGTCCGCCGCTTCGCAGCCCCGACCCCGATCGAGAGCGGCCCTGTGATGATCGTGGCGGCCATCGGCATCGCCATCAACACCGCCACGGCGCTGATGTTCATGCGGGGCTCCAAGGACGACCTCAATGCCCGCGGGGCCTTCCTGCACATGGCTGCCGATGCCGCCGTCTCGGCGGGTGTCGTGGTCGCCGCCCTGCTGATGATGCTGACCCAGTGGCTCTGGATCGACTCGGTCACCAGCCTGGCGATCGTCGTGGTGATCGTTCTCGGGACCTGGGGCCTGCTGCGCGATTCGCTGGACATGGCCCTGGACGCCGCACCGCGCGGTATCGACCCCGCCAAGGTGCGGGCCTGGCTGGCGACCCGGCCTGGCGTCGTCGAGGTCCATGACCTGCACATCTGGGCGATGAGCACGACCGAAACCGCCCTGAGCGCGCACATCGTCCGGCCGGCGGCGGAAGATCACGATCAGTTCCTGCACGAAGTCTGCGCGGACCTGGCCAGCCAGTTCAAGATCGGTCACGCCACCGTGCAGATTGAGCACACCGCCGGCACCCATGCCTGCCGCCTGGCCCCCGCGGACGTGGTGTGA
- the pstB gene encoding phosphate ABC transporter ATP-binding protein PstB, whose protein sequence is MTTASPDDSVSAPVIKTASTQTYAPASTHEIKIRAKDVNVFYGDKQALFDVNIDIPGKSVTAFIGPSGCGKSTFLRCINRMNDTIPTAKVSGAIEIDGNDVNLKSVDPVILRSRVGMVFQKPNPFPKTIFENVAYGPRIHGLASGKAELEAIVESSLKKAGLWNEVADRLHQPGTGLSGGQQQRLVIARAIAVGPEVILMDEPCSALDPIATARIEELIDELRNQFCIVIVTHSMAQAARVSQKTAFFHLGKLVESGSTEDMFTNPRDSRTQDYITGRFG, encoded by the coding sequence ATGACCACCGCCAGCCCCGACGACTCCGTCTCCGCGCCCGTCATCAAGACGGCCTCGACGCAGACCTATGCCCCGGCCTCGACCCACGAGATCAAGATCCGCGCCAAGGACGTCAATGTCTTCTACGGCGACAAGCAGGCTCTGTTTGACGTCAATATCGACATCCCGGGCAAGTCGGTCACCGCCTTCATCGGCCCGTCGGGCTGCGGCAAGTCGACCTTCCTGCGCTGCATCAACCGCATGAACGACACGATCCCCACCGCCAAGGTGAGCGGCGCGATCGAGATCGACGGCAATGACGTCAATCTCAAGAGCGTCGATCCGGTGATCCTGCGCTCGCGGGTCGGCATGGTCTTCCAGAAGCCCAACCCCTTCCCGAAGACCATCTTCGAGAACGTCGCCTACGGCCCGCGCATCCATGGCCTGGCCTCGGGCAAGGCCGAGCTGGAAGCCATCGTCGAGAGCAGCCTGAAGAAGGCCGGCCTGTGGAACGAGGTCGCCGACCGCCTGCATCAGCCCGGCACCGGCCTGTCCGGCGGCCAGCAGCAGCGCCTGGTCATCGCCCGCGCCATCGCGGTCGGTCCTGAAGTGATCCTGATGGACGAGCCCTGCTCGGCCCTCGACCCGATCGCCACGGCCCGCATCGAGGAACTGATCGACGAGCTGCGCAACCAGTTCTGCATCGTCATCGTCACCCACTCGATGGCCCAGGCCGCCCGCGTGTCGCAGAAGACCGCCTTCTTCCACCTGGGCAAGCTGGTCGAGAGCGGTTCGACCGAGGACATGTTCACCAATCCTCGTGACAGCCGCACCCAAGACTACATCACCGGCCGCTTCGGCTAG
- a CDS encoding lysophospholipid acyltransferase family protein, with product MKPLRSPLVMGLLVRLMSGYLALTYRTLRWTHEGQSIAEQVWAESLARRSGAILALWHSRVPVGPATWPQGPDKPEIRVLVSQSRDGEFIARVIARLGLPAIRGSSLKKTDTAKNKGGEQAFRDMVKWVKDGGAMAITPDGPRGPVEVLQKGAVALARVSGAPVLFVGVAMKPCLRLGTWDRTIIPLPFARAAMVWDGPTTAGRDDDPDSLALAWGERLSAVSRRAEALVGEVDGTPQNPL from the coding sequence ATGAAGCCGCTGCGCTCCCCCCTGGTCATGGGCCTGCTGGTCAGGCTGATGTCGGGCTATCTGGCCCTGACCTATCGCACCCTGCGCTGGACCCATGAGGGCCAGTCGATCGCCGAGCAGGTCTGGGCCGAAAGTCTCGCCAGACGGTCCGGTGCCATTCTCGCCCTGTGGCACTCCCGCGTTCCGGTGGGGCCTGCCACCTGGCCTCAGGGGCCTGACAAGCCGGAAATCCGGGTTCTTGTCAGCCAGTCCCGCGACGGCGAGTTCATCGCCCGGGTCATCGCCAGGCTGGGCCTGCCTGCGATCCGGGGCTCCTCGCTGAAGAAGACCGACACGGCCAAGAACAAGGGCGGCGAGCAGGCCTTCCGCGACATGGTCAAGTGGGTCAAGGACGGTGGGGCCATGGCCATTACCCCTGACGGTCCACGCGGCCCGGTCGAGGTTCTGCAAAAGGGTGCCGTGGCCCTGGCCCGGGTCAGTGGCGCTCCGGTGCTGTTCGTCGGCGTGGCGATGAAGCCCTGCCTGCGACTGGGCACATGGGACCGCACCATCATCCCCCTGCCCTTTGCCCGGGCGGCCATGGTCTGGGACGGCCCGACCACCGCCGGTCGTGACGACGATCCGGACAGTCTGGCCCTGGCCTGGGGCGAGCGCCTGTCGGCCGTCTCACGCCGGGCGGAAGCGCTGGTGGGGGAGGTCGATGGAACGCCTCAAAACCCCCTCTGA
- the lpxK gene encoding tetraacyldisaccharide 4'-kinase — translation MKLSTPRWWYQRSGAPSPITRALLTPLSWIWAAATARRLARGPGSEVGAAVICVGNVTVGGTGKTPIVRELLLTLTQRGIEAHGLARGHGGSDRGPTRVDGSRHTALEVGDEPLMLAQDFPMWIARDRVAGAHAASAAGAKAIVMDDGHQNPDIRKTLSLVVVDGETREDEWPFGDGRVFPAGPMREPLKVGLARADAVVLLLPADLPTADPNLLALFGEKPVLIARLEPAAPVPPGPQMGFAGVGKPWKVERALLAAGCQLVDFAPFPDHGVYDDGTLKMLADRAALFDAGLVTTEKDWVRLSPAWRDRVTPWPVRARFEDEAALAAVLAKVGL, via the coding sequence ATGAAGCTGTCGACGCCCCGCTGGTGGTACCAAAGGTCCGGCGCGCCCTCGCCCATTACCCGCGCCCTGCTCACCCCCCTGTCCTGGATCTGGGCGGCCGCAACGGCCCGCCGACTGGCCAGGGGCCCCGGGAGCGAGGTCGGGGCGGCGGTGATCTGCGTCGGCAATGTCACGGTCGGCGGGACCGGCAAGACCCCTATCGTCCGTGAACTGCTTCTGACCCTGACCCAGCGGGGGATCGAGGCCCACGGCCTCGCCCGCGGCCATGGCGGCAGCGACAGGGGCCCGACCCGCGTCGACGGGTCTCGCCATACGGCGCTGGAGGTCGGCGACGAACCGCTGATGCTGGCCCAAGACTTTCCGATGTGGATCGCCCGCGACCGCGTCGCCGGAGCCCATGCCGCCTCGGCGGCCGGGGCCAAGGCCATCGTCATGGATGACGGCCATCAGAACCCGGACATCCGCAAGACCCTGTCTCTGGTCGTGGTCGACGGCGAAACCCGCGAGGACGAGTGGCCCTTCGGCGATGGCCGGGTGTTTCCGGCCGGGCCGATGCGGGAGCCGCTCAAGGTCGGACTGGCCCGGGCCGATGCCGTGGTCCTGCTACTGCCCGCCGACCTGCCGACGGCTGATCCGAACCTGCTGGCCCTGTTCGGTGAAAAGCCGGTGCTGATCGCCAGACTGGAGCCGGCCGCGCCCGTTCCGCCGGGGCCCCAGATGGGGTTTGCCGGGGTCGGCAAGCCGTGGAAGGTCGAGCGCGCCCTGCTGGCCGCCGGCTGCCAGCTGGTCGATTTCGCGCCCTTCCCCGACCATGGCGTCTATGACGACGGGACCCTGAAGATGCTGGCCGACCGCGCGGCCCTGTTCGACGCCGGGCTGGTCACCACCGAGAAGGACTGGGTGCGGCTGTCGCCCGCCTGGCGCGACAGGGTCACGCCCTGGCCGGTCCGGGCCCGCTTCGAGGACGAGGCAGCCCTGGCGGCCGTGCTGGCGAAGGTGGGTTTGTAG
- the phoB gene encoding phosphate regulon transcriptional regulator PhoB has translation MTPYVLVVEDEDALATLLHYNLDKEGYQIGLAGDGEEALTMASERAPDLVILDWMLPKVSGIEVCRRLRGRAETRNVPIIMLTARGEESDRIRGLDTGADDYVVKPFSMVELTARVRAVLRRIRPGLADDRITVGDIIIDRVAHRVKRQGKEIHLGPTEFRLLDYLMQHPGRVFSREQLLDAVWGSDVYVEARTVDVHIGRLRKALNGSADGDPIRTVRSAGYSLDVEAA, from the coding sequence GTGACGCCTTACGTGCTTGTGGTCGAGGACGAGGACGCCCTGGCCACCCTCCTGCACTACAATCTCGACAAGGAAGGCTACCAGATCGGCCTCGCCGGCGACGGCGAGGAGGCCCTGACCATGGCCAGCGAACGCGCGCCCGACCTGGTGATCCTCGACTGGATGCTGCCCAAGGTCTCGGGCATCGAGGTCTGCCGCCGCCTGCGCGGCCGGGCCGAGACCCGCAATGTGCCGATCATCATGCTGACCGCCCGCGGCGAAGAGAGTGACCGCATCCGCGGCCTCGACACCGGCGCTGACGACTATGTGGTCAAGCCGTTCTCGATGGTCGAACTGACCGCCCGGGTCCGCGCCGTGCTGCGCCGGATCCGTCCGGGTCTGGCCGATGACCGCATCACGGTCGGCGACATCATCATCGACCGCGTCGCCCACCGGGTGAAGCGCCAGGGCAAGGAAATCCACCTCGGCCCCACCGAGTTCCGCCTGCTCGACTATCTGATGCAGCACCCCGGCCGGGTGTTCAGCCGCGAACAGCTGCTGGACGCGGTCTGGGGCTCGGACGTCTATGTCGAGGCCCGCACCGTCGACGTCCACATCGGCCGCCTGCGCAAGGCGCTCAATGGTTCGGCCGACGGCGATCCGATCCGGACCGTGCGTTCGGCAGGCTATTCGCTGGACGTTGAGGCGGCTTAG
- a CDS encoding 3-deoxy-D-manno-octulosonic acid transferase yields the protein MSLPLSLWLYRLATAGLEPFAPLLLKRRAARGKEDPSRLPERLARSSLPRPPGTLVWLHGASVGESLSILPLVERLRAERPDATVLVSSGTVTSAELLARRLPPRVIHQYVPVDTPGGARRFIGHWRPDLAVFVESELWPNLLLEARAAGTRLALVSAKLSDKSFEGWQARPFAAHQLFSGFDLILAQDSRAAERLASLGGGVAGEADLKFGAAPLPDDAAELERLQSLLADRPLLLAASTHPGEDEIVLDAFAPLADRARLVLVPRHVERGPAIVAQALARGLTVSLRSIAPEASPAQVLVADTLGELGLWFRLADLALVCGSLVPGIGGHNPLEPARLSCPILSGPHVENWLTAYADLSAVEGLALADAGVLAERLAAALAEPAAGRARAERAAAFVEARDAEARAGLTRIIELVP from the coding sequence GTGAGCCTGCCGCTGTCGCTCTGGCTCTACCGGCTCGCCACGGCGGGTCTGGAACCCTTCGCGCCCCTGCTGCTGAAGCGCCGCGCGGCCAGGGGCAAGGAAGACCCGTCCCGCCTGCCGGAACGTCTGGCCCGCTCCAGCCTGCCCCGTCCGCCCGGGACCCTGGTCTGGCTGCACGGAGCCAGTGTCGGCGAGAGCCTGTCAATCCTGCCCCTGGTCGAGCGCCTGCGCGCCGAGCGGCCGGACGCCACGGTGCTGGTCAGCTCCGGCACCGTGACCTCGGCCGAGCTGCTGGCCCGGCGGCTGCCCCCGAGGGTGATCCATCAGTATGTGCCGGTCGACACGCCAGGCGGGGCCCGGCGGTTCATCGGCCACTGGCGGCCGGACCTCGCCGTCTTCGTCGAGAGCGAGCTGTGGCCCAACCTGCTGCTCGAAGCCAGGGCCGCCGGGACCCGGCTGGCCCTGGTCTCGGCCAAGCTGTCGGACAAGAGCTTCGAGGGCTGGCAGGCACGGCCGTTCGCGGCCCACCAGCTGTTCTCGGGCTTCGACCTGATCCTGGCCCAGGACAGCCGGGCCGCCGAACGCCTGGCCAGCCTCGGTGGCGGCGTCGCCGGCGAGGCTGATCTGAAGTTCGGGGCTGCGCCCCTGCCCGATGACGCCGCCGAACTGGAGCGTCTGCAGTCCCTCCTGGCCGATCGTCCCCTGCTGCTGGCGGCCAGTACTCATCCGGGCGAGGATGAGATCGTGCTCGACGCCTTCGCCCCCCTGGCGGACCGGGCGCGGCTGGTGCTGGTGCCCCGGCATGTCGAGCGCGGCCCCGCCATCGTCGCCCAGGCCCTGGCACGGGGCCTGACCGTCAGCCTGCGCAGCATCGCGCCGGAGGCCTCGCCGGCCCAGGTTCTGGTCGCCGATACCCTGGGGGAGCTGGGCCTGTGGTTCCGCCTGGCCGACCTCGCCCTGGTCTGCGGCAGCCTGGTGCCCGGCATCGGCGGCCATAATCCGCTGGAGCCCGCTCGGCTGTCCTGCCCGATCCTGTCGGGCCCGCATGTCGAGAACTGGCTGACCGCCTATGCTGATCTGTCGGCGGTCGAAGGCCTCGCCCTGGCCGATGCCGGCGTCCTGGCCGAGCGCCTGGCCGCCGCCCTGGCCGAACCCGCCGCCGGCAGGGCGCGGGCCGAACGTGCAGCGGCCTTCGTCGAAGCCCGCGACGCCGAGGCCCGGGCCGGCCTGACCCGCATCATCGAGCTTGTCCCATGA
- a CDS encoding phosphotransferase family protein, which produces MADAAEQTAQDLNSGTKPVDPRHAIDEGKLAAWLTAHVEGYQGPLEVRQFKGGQSNPTYQLVTPTKKYVLRRKPPGKLLPSAHAVDREFKVISGLNKAHFPVAKAYALCMDEDVIGTIFYVMDNVEGRILWDGTLPDYQPAERRAIYEAQIDTLAALHTVDYAAVGLADYGKPGNYFSRQIDRWTKQYKASETTTLEDMNRLMEWLPQSCPPDDMTSIVHGDYRLDNMILHATEPKVVAVLDWELSTLGNPLADFSYFLMNWVMPSDQRGGLSDIGDLTAYGVPTIPEAVERYCKATGRDGLPNLDWYFSYNLFRLAGICQGIVGRVRDGTAASAHAQLMEARVPVLARGAWSFAQKAGA; this is translated from the coding sequence ATGGCCGACGCCGCCGAACAGACCGCTCAGGACCTGAACTCCGGGACCAAGCCGGTCGATCCGCGCCATGCGATCGACGAAGGCAAGCTGGCCGCCTGGCTGACGGCCCATGTCGAGGGCTATCAGGGGCCGCTGGAGGTGCGCCAGTTCAAGGGCGGCCAGTCCAACCCGACCTATCAGCTGGTGACCCCGACGAAGAAATACGTCCTGCGCCGCAAGCCGCCGGGCAAGCTGCTGCCCAGCGCCCACGCCGTGGACCGCGAGTTCAAGGTCATTTCCGGGCTCAACAAGGCCCACTTCCCCGTCGCCAAGGCCTATGCCCTGTGCATGGACGAGGACGTGATCGGCACGATCTTCTACGTGATGGACAATGTCGAAGGCCGCATCCTGTGGGACGGCACCCTGCCGGACTACCAGCCGGCCGAGCGACGGGCCATCTATGAGGCCCAGATCGACACCCTGGCAGCCCTGCACACCGTCGACTATGCCGCCGTCGGCCTGGCCGACTATGGCAAGCCGGGCAACTATTTCTCGCGCCAGATCGACCGCTGGACCAAGCAGTACAAGGCCAGCGAGACGACCACTCTCGAGGACATGAACCGTCTGATGGAGTGGCTGCCGCAGAGCTGCCCGCCGGATGACATGACCTCGATCGTCCACGGCGACTATCGCCTCGACAACATGATCCTGCACGCCACCGAACCGAAGGTGGTGGCGGTGCTGGACTGGGAGCTGTCGACCCTGGGCAATCCCCTGGCCGATTTCAGCTATTTCCTGATGAACTGGGTCATGCCCTCCGACCAGCGCGGTGGCCTGTCGGACATCGGCGACCTGACCGCCTATGGCGTGCCGACCATCCCCGAGGCGGTCGAGCGCTACTGCAAGGCCACGGGCCGCGACGGCCTGCCCAATCTGGACTGGTACTTCAGCTACAACCTGTTCAGACTGGCCGGCATCTGCCAGGGCATCGTCGGTCGCGTCCGTGACGGCACGGCCGCCAGTGCCCATGCGCAGCTGATGGAAGCACGCGTGCCGGTTCTGGCCCGAGGGGCCTGGAGCTTTGCGCAGAAGGCGGGGGCCTGA